A window of Haliscomenobacter hydrossis DSM 1100 contains these coding sequences:
- a CDS encoding DNA cytosine methyltransferase — protein MEVKPRLLDLFCKQGGCSMGYHRAGFDVVGVDKDPQPNYPFEFHQADALEYLATHGHLFDIIHASPPCQGYSRSTAQFRLAGKEYADLMAPTRLLLNQIGKPYIIENVPISPMRADLKLCGRMFDLKVVRWRWFELSGVFCMNPGKPTIQRGIVKSGNAVSVFGKGAYRKSSSDAHPVFDQGSVKSTWAYAMGIDWMDCEGMREAIPPAYTEWIGNQILNQVKASINESHFHIRGPIIKHDVENHA, from the coding sequence ATGGAGGTAAAGCCGCGCCTCCTGGACCTGTTTTGCAAGCAAGGTGGGTGCTCCATGGGGTACCACCGCGCCGGATTTGACGTAGTAGGAGTGGATAAAGATCCGCAACCTAATTACCCCTTTGAATTCCACCAGGCCGACGCGCTGGAATACCTGGCCACACACGGGCATTTGTTCGACATCATCCACGCTTCACCGCCTTGCCAGGGGTATAGTCGTAGTACCGCGCAATTCCGATTGGCCGGCAAAGAATACGCTGACCTGATGGCGCCCACGCGGCTATTGCTTAACCAGATCGGAAAGCCGTACATCATCGAGAATGTACCCATCTCACCAATGCGCGCCGATTTGAAACTGTGTGGCCGCATGTTTGACCTGAAGGTAGTACGGTGGCGCTGGTTTGAATTGAGTGGGGTATTTTGTATGAACCCCGGAAAGCCCACCATTCAGCGCGGTATTGTGAAGAGTGGCAACGCAGTGAGTGTTTTTGGTAAAGGTGCTTACCGAAAATCGAGTAGTGATGCACATCCGGTGTTTGACCAGGGTAGTGTAAAAAGCACATGGGCTTATGCGATGGGCATAGACTGGATGGATTGCGAAGGCATGCGCGAAGCCATCCCACCAGCGTACACGGAATGGATTGGAAACCAGATTTTGAACCAGGTAAAAGCGAGCATCAATGAAAGTCATTTCCATATCCGGGGGCCGATCATCAAGCATGATGTTGAAAATCATGCTTGA
- a CDS encoding Nin-like protein, giving the protein MMLKIMLDNGQIDKDTIIAFANTGKEQDETLDFVHECGQQWNVPIVWLEYRSSMPKFEVVSYETASRRKGESAGRPFMELLASRQYLPNPTQRICTAELKIKTIRRYVRSLGHRGDIPSYIGLRFDEQSRVARKKAQNAAGKESEYCYMPLYDLRITVKERDAFWKSQPFDLKLSSQADNCDLCFMKGKYQLIWAIRADPEAVEWWINAEKKSALSAKRKRNAQFRKEYSYTELKHIAMTQTYLPFFEEPNVSLTCACTD; this is encoded by the coding sequence ATGATGTTGAAAATCATGCTTGACAATGGCCAGATCGATAAAGACACCATCATAGCCTTTGCCAACACAGGTAAAGAACAAGATGAAACCTTGGATTTTGTACACGAATGTGGCCAACAGTGGAATGTACCCATTGTATGGCTTGAATACCGGTCAAGTATGCCAAAATTTGAGGTAGTAAGCTACGAAACAGCAAGCCGAAGGAAAGGTGAATCAGCAGGCCGGCCATTTATGGAATTACTGGCCAGTAGACAATACTTGCCAAATCCAACACAAAGGATATGCACCGCCGAATTGAAGATAAAAACCATCCGGCGCTACGTCCGTTCTTTGGGGCATCGAGGAGACATTCCAAGCTACATTGGGCTACGCTTTGACGAACAAAGCCGGGTAGCTCGAAAGAAAGCACAAAACGCCGCTGGAAAGGAATCAGAGTATTGCTATATGCCTTTGTACGATTTGCGTATCACCGTCAAAGAAAGGGATGCATTTTGGAAATCGCAGCCGTTTGACCTCAAATTAAGCAGCCAGGCCGATAATTGCGACCTGTGTTTCATGAAAGGCAAATACCAACTCATTTGGGCGATTCGCGCCGATCCGGAAGCGGTAGAGTGGTGGATCAATGCAGAGAAAAAATCTGCATTGTCGGCCAAACGCAAACGCAACGCCCAATTCAGAAAAGAATATTCCTACACGGAATTAAAGCACATCGCCATGACACAAACCTACTTGCCTTTTTTTGAGGAACCAAACGTTTCCTTGACTTGTGCATGTACTGATTGA
- the xrtK gene encoding exosortase K, with amino-acid sequence MNSNQRLFYSVLATLPAFVLKWQQRDWGTAELQFLLYPVQFLVQTFTGLPARYVTDQGYLFEGFVIEKSCAGLNFLVITWCALAWLSIQNGRNWRVQIGALLLSIPLTYGLCIAANTARIISALWIMRVPGLHGALAHESLGVVVYLFVLLLACSLFHHFLTHSKHAKLA; translated from the coding sequence ATGAATTCAAACCAACGCTTGTTCTACAGTGTCTTAGCTACCCTACCCGCCTTCGTGTTGAAATGGCAACAACGCGATTGGGGTACCGCAGAGTTGCAGTTTTTGCTGTATCCCGTCCAATTTTTGGTGCAGACATTCACTGGATTACCGGCCCGTTACGTAACGGATCAAGGTTATCTATTTGAAGGTTTTGTGATTGAAAAATCCTGTGCGGGGCTCAATTTTTTGGTCATCACCTGGTGTGCATTAGCCTGGTTGAGCATCCAGAATGGGCGCAATTGGCGGGTGCAAATTGGTGCTTTGCTGCTGAGTATTCCCCTCACATATGGGCTGTGCATTGCTGCCAATACCGCCCGAATCATTTCGGCACTATGGATCATGCGCGTTCCGGGTTTACATGGGGCGCTTGCTCACGAGAGCTTGGGCGTTGTGGTTTACCTCTTCGTATTGCTGTTGGCTTGTTCCCTGTTTCATCACTTTTTAACCCATTCCAAACATGCAAAACTGGCGTAA
- a CDS encoding DUF3987 domain-containing protein, with amino-acid sequence MRNTATQELEDWANNKIIDTVTDGKKMIQAQLKTRKDKADKFPLEAFPPFCKSMMKAYQACFGASPDHYGLSILTIAGAVLGNAAWAVERGNTHPPLFYSVIVDKPGRGKTPIIREVLRPIIKIEQKYREEHAKLLRQHREDNADNKNPTPSPPSKEMILNDFTLESIYKVLRANPRGLLVFRDEIAGWINSMNAYKNSGSDEQAWLEIYNCGLVKVNRQKSDRPLFISRCFVGVIGTTQPAILQQFAEGNKAYNGFLARILFSYPEDTVKVAYNKQVPNQELREKWATIIDRLYSLPMEMSSADDDLEDAKIEPTLIGLSEAAETLYREYYDNIANLVNESDDEIEQAVLTKFDSHVLRLALVLHFLNWAETEATDFPITMEELAAMKISEQAMAGAIRLANYFRGSVLKVVGRLASPVEQLAENYQVWYNALPEEFDRGVAVTLGKEAQMTERTIGRKLNDTTLFKRIRQGVYLKNFV; translated from the coding sequence CACCGCCACACAAGAATTAGAGGATTGGGCAAACAACAAAATCATCGATACCGTAACGGACGGCAAAAAGATGATCCAGGCCCAATTGAAAACCCGCAAGGACAAAGCCGATAAATTTCCCCTGGAAGCGTTCCCGCCATTTTGCAAAAGCATGATGAAGGCTTACCAGGCGTGCTTCGGGGCTTCGCCTGATCATTACGGGTTGTCTATCCTGACCATTGCTGGCGCGGTGCTGGGCAACGCTGCATGGGCCGTTGAAAGGGGCAATACGCACCCTCCCCTATTCTACAGTGTGATCGTAGACAAACCCGGACGCGGCAAAACGCCCATCATCCGCGAAGTGTTGCGCCCCATCATCAAGATCGAACAAAAGTACCGCGAAGAACACGCCAAGCTTTTACGTCAGCACCGTGAAGACAACGCCGACAACAAGAACCCTACCCCATCGCCGCCATCCAAGGAAATGATTTTGAACGACTTCACCCTTGAGTCAATCTACAAAGTGTTGCGGGCCAATCCACGTGGCTTGCTGGTATTCAGGGATGAAATTGCGGGGTGGATCAACAGCATGAATGCCTACAAAAACAGCGGATCGGATGAACAAGCCTGGTTGGAAATCTACAACTGCGGTTTGGTGAAGGTCAACCGCCAAAAGTCGGATCGGCCACTCTTTATCAGCCGTTGTTTTGTTGGTGTCATTGGCACTACCCAACCGGCCATTCTTCAGCAATTTGCCGAGGGAAACAAAGCGTACAACGGCTTTTTGGCTCGCATCCTGTTCAGCTACCCTGAAGATACGGTCAAAGTAGCCTACAACAAGCAAGTACCCAATCAGGAATTGCGGGAAAAGTGGGCCACCATCATTGACCGGCTATACAGTCTGCCCATGGAAATGTCCAGCGCTGACGATGACCTGGAAGATGCAAAGATTGAACCTACCCTTATCGGTTTGAGTGAAGCAGCGGAAACGCTATACCGCGAATACTACGACAACATTGCCAATCTGGTGAACGAATCAGATGACGAAATCGAACAGGCAGTGCTCACTAAATTTGACAGTCACGTGTTGCGCCTGGCCTTGGTGCTCCATTTCCTGAATTGGGCCGAAACGGAAGCAACCGATTTCCCCATCACCATGGAAGAGCTTGCCGCAATGAAGATCAGCGAACAGGCCATGGCCGGTGCCATTCGCCTGGCCAATTACTTCCGGGGTTCGGTGCTCAAGGTGGTTGGCCGCTTGGCTTCGCCGGTGGAACAACTTGCCGAAAATTACCAGGTGTGGTACAATGCCTTGCCGGAAGAGTTTGATCGAGGTGTGGCCGTCACCCTGGGCAAAGAAGCCCAAATGACTGAACGGACCATTGGAAGGAAATTGAATGATACTACCCTATTCAAGCGGATTCGTCAAGGGGTGTATTTGAAGAATTTTGTATAG
- a CDS encoding S8 family peptidase, translating into MKTRFLLFFLLLANFAFGQIQLRPRELPKELREEYRDTLRDAKKTIAELKKEGWDILPSPIEVPTQIASQRDLFNQAVSNWGERLILPAAIRARLVAECKYSVYGKICDTGKPNHPDINTTTGDARNYTTAPSADDLQGHSTHVAGIAVAKDFGILEALQKSGVYIQAYRKILGDQGQGSFTWIENLYRTEAPEDKAMNARGIAVVYNGSFGTTSSNLIPGVESILAEATKNDAYFIFAAGNHNGAPGYPGSSPYSITCAALDESLVKASYSCYGPQVNNAMPGSAIQSTWLQGQYAKLSGTSMAAPFLYAATVVAKSKWGPKIKGTDQMRKYLGWVSADLGAPGKDNLYGWGLVFIQRILDGDPTKMPGYNPGDPGNPTPPPPAPPTDPVIPEKKENTANLYFPAFRTQVWKTQGSQNSFKLACRFTIQVTSKRYAEDVWTTLDQAIARNFANQYMVVGNDNDYHDVLIWAQHFLAMYLRKDPEVTKLGLTFTITRVDGYDEYGRWGDIPNPKAKLNAFAAKVSGEGVEYAGRNAKSKLKI; encoded by the coding sequence ATGAAAACTAGATTTCTACTGTTTTTTCTTTTACTGGCTAACTTTGCCTTTGGCCAGATTCAACTACGACCCCGCGAACTTCCAAAGGAACTGCGCGAAGAATACCGCGATACATTAAGGGACGCAAAAAAAACCATTGCCGAACTCAAAAAAGAAGGTTGGGACATTTTACCGTCGCCCATTGAGGTGCCCACACAAATCGCCTCGCAACGGGACCTTTTCAATCAAGCCGTTTCCAATTGGGGTGAACGGCTCATTTTACCCGCGGCCATTCGTGCCCGCCTGGTAGCTGAATGCAAATATTCAGTTTACGGCAAAATCTGTGATACCGGAAAACCAAATCACCCCGACATCAACACCACCACCGGTGACGCAAGAAACTATACCACCGCACCATCTGCTGATGATTTGCAAGGCCATTCTACCCACGTTGCGGGTATTGCCGTAGCCAAAGATTTTGGCATTCTGGAAGCGCTGCAAAAGTCCGGTGTATACATCCAGGCTTACCGTAAAATCTTGGGCGACCAGGGTCAGGGTTCATTCACCTGGATCGAAAATCTATACCGAACAGAGGCACCTGAAGACAAGGCGATGAACGCACGCGGCATTGCTGTGGTGTACAATGGATCCTTTGGTACTACCTCATCTAATCTTATTCCTGGAGTAGAAAGTATTTTAGCTGAAGCCACCAAAAATGATGCTTATTTCATCTTTGCCGCTGGAAACCACAACGGAGCACCTGGTTATCCTGGATCAAGCCCCTACTCCATCACTTGCGCCGCGCTGGATGAAAGTTTAGTAAAAGCAAGTTACAGTTGTTACGGCCCACAAGTCAACAACGCCATGCCTGGCAGCGCCATCCAAAGTACATGGTTGCAAGGGCAATACGCCAAGCTTTCCGGCACATCGATGGCAGCGCCCTTTTTATACGCCGCTACGGTGGTAGCCAAAAGTAAATGGGGACCAAAAATAAAAGGGACCGATCAAATGCGGAAATACCTAGGCTGGGTATCTGCTGACCTTGGAGCACCTGGTAAGGATAATCTTTATGGTTGGGGCCTGGTGTTCATCCAGCGTATTTTGGATGGCGATCCCACCAAAATGCCTGGGTACAATCCTGGTGATCCCGGGAACCCTACTCCACCGCCACCAGCACCACCAACCGATCCGGTTATTCCAGAAAAAAAGGAAAATACCGCAAACCTTTACTTTCCTGCATTCCGCACACAGGTTTGGAAAACACAAGGCAGCCAAAATAGCTTTAAACTCGCTTGCCGATTCACTATTCAGGTAACCAGCAAACGATATGCTGAAGATGTTTGGACTACCCTTGACCAGGCCATTGCCCGCAACTTCGCCAATCAATACATGGTAGTCGGGAATGACAACGACTACCATGACGTCCTAATTTGGGCGCAACACTTTTTAGCCATGTACTTACGCAAGGATCCCGAGGTGACAAAATTAGGCTTAACATTCACCATCACCAGGGTAGATGGTTATGATGAGTATGGCCGATGGGGTGACATTCCCAATCCCAAAGCAAAACTAAACGCTTTCGCAGCAAAAGTAAGCGGTGAAGGTGTGGAATACGCTGGGAGAAACGCAAAAAGCAAACTTAAAATCTGA
- a CDS encoding tyrosine-type recombinase/integrase — protein sequence MVSEKKFSRKPAPRIYSPTDLGKKWFVEIYDAEGRKRIYGEINKEKTYAGRMKAAKALQSAIEKDVAPPIKTPKDKEAALAWMQVQGWRPKSYSTHLTIVNAWFDFLGPRKGTNELAVIFFKNLQFTRNPTTYNKYLQLLNAILVGIGSPHICEGIKTLRQNPTPARYFQKFQIKKLSSAIQAKDPQLWTFVQFLYYCFVRPRELVFLRAGNVLLESEQIYIPGEVSKNKKSEYVSIPKAFLPSLQYILDLPPERLLFPSPQDITKPLGFDKMYRRHQKILKENGFGKGYVLYSWKHTGAVQAVKAGITLKELQIQLRHHSLDQVDQYLRQMGVWDLVNLQENFPAI from the coding sequence ATGGTAAGTGAAAAAAAATTTAGCCGAAAGCCAGCACCCCGTATTTATTCCCCTACGGATTTAGGCAAAAAATGGTTCGTTGAGATTTACGACGCTGAAGGGCGAAAGCGGATTTATGGCGAAATCAATAAGGAAAAGACCTATGCAGGGCGAATGAAGGCAGCCAAGGCGCTGCAATCGGCCATTGAAAAGGATGTAGCGCCGCCAATCAAAACACCAAAGGATAAAGAAGCAGCTTTGGCCTGGATGCAGGTTCAGGGATGGAGGCCCAAAAGCTACAGTACCCACCTCACCATTGTCAATGCCTGGTTTGATTTTTTAGGTCCACGGAAAGGAACAAATGAACTTGCTGTAATCTTTTTTAAGAACCTACAGTTCACTAGAAACCCAACGACCTACAACAAGTACCTTCAGCTCCTAAATGCGATCCTGGTGGGCATTGGCAGCCCTCACATTTGCGAAGGGATAAAAACGCTTCGCCAAAATCCAACACCGGCCAGATACTTCCAAAAATTTCAAATCAAGAAGCTTTCCAGCGCCATTCAGGCGAAGGATCCGCAATTGTGGACTTTTGTACAATTTTTGTATTACTGCTTCGTCAGACCACGGGAATTGGTCTTTCTGCGTGCGGGAAACGTGCTTTTGGAGTCAGAGCAGATTTATATACCTGGTGAAGTGTCGAAAAACAAGAAAAGCGAATATGTGAGCATTCCCAAGGCGTTTTTACCGTCGCTGCAATACATTTTGGACTTGCCCCCGGAACGGTTGCTTTTTCCTTCACCACAGGACATTACCAAGCCGCTTGGATTCGATAAGATGTACCGTAGGCATCAGAAGATTTTGAAGGAAAACGGATTCGGAAAAGGGTACGTGCTATATTCTTGGAAGCACACCGGCGCGGTACAGGCGGTCAAGGCGGGAATTACGCTAAAAGAGCTACAGATACAACTACGGCACCATTCCCTTGATCAGGTGGATCAATACTTGCGCCAAATGGGCGTGTGGGACCTGGTGAATCTTCAGGAAAATTTTCCGGCCATTTAA
- a CDS encoding FISUMP domain-containing protein, protein MPTTASTYKRPMVILLSAVLALILLMLSFPDQGQWFITRYVVNSAPGYEKFIKKHPKSLFLEKASWRYVKLKNEPALFLDFAADFPKSPKREEALWTAAKKLRSAAVYAEYLQQFPEGKLAKAEGVNVNRLRISATVYKNEQKRAASLQYGKVVDPEGNTYRSIRLGGLTWTADNLKLTLKGSSRCFMDHEAYCQRFGKLYNWAGAQEACNSLGSGWRLPRLKEWEQLFRVYDQEGNFQKGSAKAFHALLKGGKSGFEVRGAGYFTPASGFAGAYYDSGFWTDTPMGSLEVYQMVFLGRNKLAYRAIAERDYALSCRCVQDSL, encoded by the coding sequence ATGCCCACTACAGCAAGCACTTACAAACGCCCGATGGTTATCCTGCTCAGCGCAGTGCTGGCTTTGATCCTCTTAATGTTGAGTTTCCCTGATCAAGGTCAATGGTTCATCACCCGATATGTGGTCAACTCGGCTCCGGGTTACGAAAAATTTATCAAGAAGCACCCCAAAAGCCTTTTTTTGGAAAAAGCCAGCTGGCGGTATGTCAAATTGAAAAACGAGCCAGCGCTATTTCTGGATTTTGCCGCCGATTTCCCCAAAAGCCCCAAACGGGAAGAAGCCCTTTGGACGGCGGCAAAAAAACTGCGCAGTGCCGCCGTGTATGCCGAATACCTCCAACAATTTCCCGAAGGAAAATTGGCCAAAGCCGAAGGGGTCAACGTCAATCGCTTGCGCATCTCGGCCACCGTGTACAAGAATGAGCAAAAACGGGCCGCTAGCTTGCAATACGGGAAGGTAGTTGACCCGGAGGGCAATACCTACCGCAGCATCCGTTTGGGAGGACTGACCTGGACGGCGGACAACCTCAAGCTTACCCTCAAAGGTTCATCCAGGTGTTTTATGGACCATGAAGCGTATTGTCAACGTTTTGGTAAATTGTACAATTGGGCTGGCGCACAGGAAGCCTGTAATAGTCTGGGCTCAGGTTGGCGATTGCCCCGCTTGAAAGAATGGGAACAGTTGTTTCGGGTATACGACCAGGAGGGTAATTTTCAAAAAGGCAGCGCCAAAGCTTTTCACGCGCTGCTCAAGGGAGGAAAAAGTGGCTTTGAAGTACGCGGCGCAGGGTATTTCACCCCCGCCAGTGGTTTCGCTGGCGCTTATTATGACTCCGGATTTTGGACCGATACACCGATGGGAAGTTTAGAAGTCTATCAAATGGTATTTCTTGGGCGCAACAAATTGGCGTACCGGGCCATCGCAGAACGTGATTATGCGCTTTCTTGCCGCTGTGTGCAGGATTCCTTATAA
- a CDS encoding peptidoglycan recognition family protein — MQIPLLHRHMNKIALYILIFLIVIYLLIMSQKIIDLRAVLPVHANQKRVFPKRKLAQIDTIIVHHTAGPTTQTVRQIAQYHIGSSSHVCQGGCPGILYHYMINRAGKIYWVNSLENVVYHATPMNTRGIGICLIGNFDKIEPNQVQLDALDYLIKKTRKDFSQPLRVIGHHDACGGCKTCPGANLYPILSKYNAQA; from the coding sequence GTGCAAATCCCCCTACTCCACCGCCACATGAATAAAATTGCGCTGTACATCCTCATTTTTTTAATCGTCATCTATCTGTTGATTATGAGCCAAAAAATAATTGATCTACGCGCCGTTTTACCCGTACACGCCAACCAAAAGCGTGTATTTCCCAAGCGCAAACTTGCGCAAATCGATACGATCATCGTACACCATACCGCAGGGCCAACTACACAAACGGTTCGGCAAATCGCCCAATACCACATTGGATCCTCAAGCCACGTATGTCAAGGGGGTTGCCCTGGGATCTTGTACCACTATATGATCAATCGAGCTGGGAAAATATATTGGGTCAATAGCCTGGAAAACGTGGTTTACCATGCTACACCTATGAACACCCGTGGCATTGGCATTTGCCTGATCGGAAATTTTGACAAAATCGAACCCAACCAGGTGCAATTGGATGCCCTGGATTATTTGATAAAAAAAACGCGCAAAGACTTCAGTCAGCCATTGCGCGTAATCGGGCACCACGATGCCTGTGGTGGTTGTAAAACCTGTCCAGGTGCCAACCTCTACCCTATCCTATCCAAGTACAATGCACAGGCTTAA